From Lepisosteus oculatus isolate fLepOcu1 chromosome 8, fLepOcu1.hap2, whole genome shotgun sequence, one genomic window encodes:
- the LOC102687019 gene encoding zinc finger protein 106, with the protein MGKERKCILCHIVYNSKKEMDEHMRSMLHHRELENLKGRDCDHECRVCGVEVVGLTAYANHISSPLHKSAVKARDREDEGKDECEEEYFDRDLIQLIEQRREQSRREKEEAAKASLNEENQRHQQRNEERQSYLENQSRWHHQRPPPRNWGWDDSRFPGNRKGWGNPCWQSGGGPSGRHPGEGQGNWHENRQGRNASWHPEGSAGFSNWYPGRGGGNWGSKWGFNGFLPLRDKAQPMNNNYGWNRFYWDRQDGNQGSATPGVNRTSNFDFTTDNIPMRCSFHYRQTENLPAPTSERSNGKNLNNAPKDKPHRWAPYPPSKFQGTESKETESRPGGAQHFQVVPPRLNDLKINFDFKQNSPQVCQRDQAGLKSTSDPAVTSKDSEAVRPKGKSPRRSSNNVCMPSVKSGVAAPSEQSSILANKSLFKASSDPKSNLSALNLETGSGKNTSYVSKLRSASSQNSSVLGEHDSSLTEMLRKAKEVLKDDESQDTPSDQAMEEQAFHFSKDLPERYKKSVSKEEKSKKNDLLEDISDGDLSDCGKAQTKEPKNKNASSSAKETSTDRLSPSALRATPSQSMSLQSIDVSTSSTESTALQGSCTSAPENGGQQEYAEGEEVEQSMQGEESQASDCDLSKGNGQHPAGSQVPDLSKLGLPALLQRDLTRHITPKSKTGTHEPNLNIARRIRNISGPRKSESEKDSGLKPTLRQLISSSGSRRNVNWDQVYQQVSRKKQEQGKGQPRFGIEMVTPLPSDLEEGADPPCLEGFQWEDISVMQTATTRKRSLSESSVVMDRPTSSYCLFTDGSAEVGTEQGDGVHGPIPCGVTSDLKLCPPGWQTSKARQQPETGQEQKAEATECTSVMKEMPVVKREGEQAWSLSLGPESESTARTEGAEGTLRGPDSLEGDSSCTSGTEQNDTQGVGKKRRAAADVPSPEVPALERKNKRRKIKSKKERTQVDQLLSISLREEELNSSLQGVDTSLLQARAALQAAYIEVQQLLVLKQQVTMEMSTLRTKRIEILQGMQEGFDGPVGEELAAGDRPAAATHPSPFSPTLEGTPGPAGQPPPTVFTPLPLHVAPLAPLSPADPAAVALTVCVKQEPVSPGRRQPLLTAGSQDPQPRPSSASQDCVKPVSCCSPSLSQPSPGSRQQEKASPTSLGTSAAPDRPGTRVQTLACPSREAAHRSKRPEPVAESSVVAPSPETKSGKRVKKLKKKKSLRKASDVQDNSDTEQDGDSTRPTRKAKSRKIPKGGRVSTSTSLGLGEEEAEQGREARPGQGGTSLLVGLEQGTADSDSSLEVMEVPRTQLEVVSIDSSGDEKQGSLAKGESSSAATHQQQEAQKLGCDEVSSTSELGTNSRGKNKGSKTQVPLSSVKGSKNSSEVSSEPGEEEEPTEGAFEGHQAAVNSMQIHNGLLYTCSGDKTVRAFSLVTRKCVAVFEGHTTKVNCLMVSQGPGMPVYLYTGASDHTIRCYNVKTFECVEQFCQLDRVLCLHSRWKVLYAGLANGTVVSISLKTNKQLDVFECHAPRAVSCIATAQEGARRILLVGSYDCTISVRDAKSGLLLRTLEGHTKTVLCMKVVNDLVFSGSSDQSVHAHNIHTGELVRIYKGHSHAVTVVTILGNVMVTACLDKLVRVYELQSHDRLQVYGGHKDMVMCMAIHKSMIYTGCYDGSVQAVRLNLMQNYRCWWHGCSLIFGVVDHLKHHLLTDHTNPNFQTLKCRWRNCDAFFTVRNGSKLDAPRHMQKHAEEDSKVDP; encoded by the exons ATGGGAAAAGAACGGAAGTGCATTCTCTGCCACATCGTTTACAACTCAAAGAAG gagATGGATGAGCACATGCGAAGCATGCTGCACCACCGAGAGCTGGAGAACCTAAAAGGCAG GGACTGTGACCACGAGTGCCGCGTCTGTGGGGTGGAGGTGGTGGGGCTCACCGCCTACGCCAACCACATCTCCAGCCCCCTGCACAAGAGCGCAGTGAAGGCGCGGGACAGAGAGGACGAGGGGAAGGATGAGTGTGAAGAAGAGTACTTCGACAGGGACCTCATCCAGCTTATTGAGCAGCGCAGAGAGCAGAGCCG TAGGGAGAAAGAGGAAGCAGCAAAAGCATCTTTGAATGAAGAAAACCAAAGGCACCAGCAGAGAAATGAAGAGAGACAGAGCTACCTGGAAAACCAGTCTCGCTGGCATCACCAAAGGCCTCCGCCCAGGAACTGGGGGTGGGATGACAGCAGGTTCCCGGGAAACCGTAAGGGTTGGGGAAACCCCTGCTGGCAGTCAGGTGGGGGTCCCTCTGGTAGGCATCCGGGTGAAGGACAGGGAAACTGGCATGAAAACAGGCAGGGCAGGAATGCCAGCTGGCACCCTGAAGGATCTGCAGGTTTCTCTAATTGGTATCCTGGCAGAGGAGGGGGCAACTGGGGATCTAAGTGGGGTTTTAACGGATTCCTGCCCCTAAGGGACAAAGCCCAGCCGATGAACAACAACTATGGTTGGAACAGGTTCTATTGGGATCGACAGGATGGGAACCAAGGTTCCGCGACACCAGGAGTGAACAGGACCTCCAATTTCGATTTCACCACCGACAATATCCCTATGAGATGTTCTTTCCATTATCGTCAGACGGAGAACCTGCCAGCCCCCACATCAGAAAGGAGCAATGGGAAAAACTTGAATAATGCTCCCAAAGACAAACCGCACCGCTGGGCTCCATATCCTCCATCAAAATTCCAGGGCACAGAATCCAAAGAGACTGAAAGCAGGCCAGGGGGTGCACAGCATTTTCAGGTTGTGCCACCAAGACTGAATGACCTAAAAATTAACTTTGACTTCAAGCAAAATTCACCACAGGTATGTCAGAGGGATCAGGCAGGGCTTAAAAGCACCAGTGACCCAGCAGTGACCTCTAAAGACAGTGAAGCAGTACGACCAAAAGGGAAATCCCCCAGAAGAAGCAGCAACAATGTGTGCATGCCCTCAGTGAAGTCTGGTGTTGCAGCACCCAGTGAGCAGTCAAGCATTTTAGCAAACAAATCTCTCTTCAAAGCTTCTTCTGACCCCAAGTCTAACTTGAGTGCCCTCAACCTGGAAACGGGCTCAGGCAAGAACACGTCTTATGTCTCCAAACTTCGGAGTGCCAGCTCCCAGAACAGCAGTGTCCTTGGGGAGCATGACAGCTCGTTAACAGAGATGCTCAGAAAGGCAAAGGAGGTCCTTAAGGATGATGAATCCCAGGATACCCCCTCTGACCAAGCCATGGAAGAACAGGCTTTCCACTTCAGCAAAGATCTACCAGAAAGGTACAAGAAAAGTGTGAGCAAAGAGGAAAAATCCAAAAAGAATGACCTTTTGGAAGACATCAGCGATGGAGATCTTTCTGACTGTGGGAAAGCCCAGACCAAGgagcctaaaaataaaaatgcaagctCTTCTGCCAAAGAAACGTCGACAGACAGATTATCTCCTTCAGCTTTAAGAGCAACCCCATCGCAAAGCATGTCCTTACAATCGATAGATGTGAGCACATCCAGCACAGAGAGCACAGCTCTTCAGGGCTCTTGTACGTCTGCCCCAGAGaatggagggcagcaggagtatGCTGAGGGCGAAGAGGTTGAGCAGAGCATGCAAGGAGAAGAAAGCCAAGCCTCAGACTGTGATCTGTCCAAGGGGAATGGTCAGCACCCTGCTGGGTCTCAGGTGCCCGACTTAAGCAAACTGGGCCTGCCTGCCTTACTGCAGAGGGACCTGACGCGGCACATCACCCCTAAGAGCAAGACTGGCACCCATGAGCCCAACCTCAACATTGCTCGACGCATCCGTAATATCAGTGGGCCCCGTAAGAGCGAGTCGGAGAAGGACTCAGGGCTGAAGCCCACCCTGCGCCAGCTGATTAGCAGCTCGGGATCCCGCAGAAACGTCAACTGGGACCAAGTGTACCAACAAGTCAGCCGGAAGAAACAGGAGCAGGGAAAAGGACAGCCAAG GTTTGGCATAGAGATGGTGACTCCGCTGCCCAGTGACTTGGAGGAGGGAGCTGATCCTCCTTGTCTGGAAGGCTTTCAGTGGGAAGATATTTCTGTAATGCAGACTGCCACCACTCGCAAGCGTAGCCTGTCTGAGAGCAGTGTGGTCATGGACAGGCCCACTTCCTCCTACTGCCTGTTCACAGACGGGTCTGCCGAGGTTGGCACAGAGCAGGGCGATGGCGTTCATGGGCCAATACCATGTGGGGTGACCTCCGACCTCAAGCTGTGTCCACCTGGATGGCAGACTTCCAAGGCAAGGCAGCAGCCCGAGACTGGGCAGGAGCAGAAGGCCGAAGCCACCGAGTGCACTTCTGTCATGAAGGAGATGCCCGTTgtgaagagagagggggagcaggcCTGGAGCCTCTCGCTAGGCCCCGAGAGCGAGAGTACGGCCAGGACCGAGGGAGCGGAGGGAACACTTCGGGGGCCGGACTCCCTTGAGGGAGACAGCAGCTGCACCTCTGGGACCGAGCAGAATGACACACAAGGAGTGGGGAAGAAACGCAGAGCAGCAGCC GATGTTCCGTCCCCAGAAGTTCCCGCTTTAGAGAGGAAGAATAAAAGAAGGAAAATCAAGTCCAAAAAGG AGCGCACCCAGGTGGACCAGCTCCTGAGCATCTCTCTGAGGGAGGAGGAGCTGAACAGCTCCCTGCAGGGGGTGGACACCAGTCTGCTGCAGGCCCGGGCAGCCCTGCAGGCTGCCTACATTGAGGTGCAGCAGCTCCTCGTGCTCAAGCAGCAG GTCACCATGGAAATGAGTACGTTAAGAACTAAAAGAATTGAGATCCTGCAGGGAATGCAAG AGGGATTTGATGGCCCAGTGGGAGAGGAGCTGGCAGCGGGAGACAGACCAGCAGCTGCCACACATCCGTCCCCCTTCTCTCCCACGCTTGAGGGCACTCCGGGTCCCGCAGGCCAGCCCCCTCCCACTGTTTTCACCCCCTTACCCCTGCACGTTGCCCCTCTGGCCCCCCTCTCGCCAGCCGATCCAGCCGCCGTCGCCCTCACGGTGTGCGTCAAGCAGGAGCCCGTCTCCCCAGGCAGACGGCAGCCTCTCCTGACAGCCGGCTCCCAGGACCCGCAGCCCCGGCCCTCTTCCGCCAGCCAAG ATTGCGTGAAGCCCGTTTCGTGCTGCTCCCCAAGCCTGTCTCAGCCATCGCCGGGCTCCCGGCAGCAGGAGAAGGCCTCTCCCACGAGCTTGGGAACCTCTGCGGCACCAGACAGGCCAGGCACCCGGGTCCAGACGCTGGCCTGTCCGAGCAGAGAAGCGGCACACCGGAGCAAGAGGCCAGAACCTGTGGCAGAGTCTTCCGTGGTGGCACCATCACCAGAGACCAAGAGCGGGAAGCGGGTGAAGAAACTGAAGAAGAAGAAATCCTTGAGAAAAGCGAGCGACGTGCAGGACAACAGTGACACAGAGCAGGATGGTGACAGCACGCGGCCCACCAGGAAGGCGAAATCCAGAAAAATCCCCAAAGGAGGGCGGGTGAGCACGTCAACTTCACTGGGCCtgggggaggaggaggcagAGCAGGGCAGGGAGGCCAGGCCAGGCCAGGGCGGCACATCTCTCCTCGTGGGGCTGGAACAGGGCACCGCGGACAGCGACTCCTCTCTGGAGGTGATGGAGGTCCCACGCACGCAGCTGGAGGTGGTCTCCATAGACTCGTCCGGGGATGAGAAGCAAGGGTCCCTGGCCAAGGGAGAGTCCTCCTCTGCGGCTACACACCAACAGCAGGAAGCCCAGAAACTGGGCTGTGACGAAGTCAGCTCCACCAGTGAACTGGGCACAAACAGCAGGGGCAAGAATAAGGGAAG TAAAACCCAGgtacctttgtcttctgtgaAAGGATCAAAGAATTCTTCAG AGGTGTCATCGGAGCCTGGCGAAGAGGAGGAGCCCACAGAGGGGGCATTTGAGGGCCACCAGGCTGCTGtgaactccatgcagatccaCAATGGCTTGCTGTACACCTGCTCTGGGGACAAGACAGTGCGAGCCTTCAGCCTGGTT ACCCGCAAGTGTGTGGCTGTGTTTGAAGGGCACACAACCAAAGTGAACTGCCTGATGGTGTCCCAGGGTCCTGGGATGCCTGTGTACCTGTACACCGGCGCCAGCGACCACACAATCCGCTGCTATAACGTCAAG ACCTTCGAGTGCGTGGAGCAGTTCTGCCAGCTGGACCGGGTGCTGTGTCTTCACAGTCGCTGGAAAGTGCTGTACGCTGGGCTGGCAAATGGGACGGTGGTCAGCATCAGCTTGAAG ACCAACAAGCAGCTAGACGTGTTCGAGTGCCACGCCCCGCGGGCCGTGAGCTGCATCGCCACCGCCCAGGAGGGCGCGCGGCGGATCCTGCTGGTGGGGTCGTACGACTGCACCATCAGCGTGCGGGACGCCAAGAGCGGCCTGCTGCTGCGCACCCTGGAGGGTCACACCAAGACAGTGCTGTGCATGAAG GTTGTGAATGACCTGGTTTTCAGTGGATCCAGTGACCAGTCGGTCCATGCTCACAACATCCAT ACCGGGGAGCTTGTGCGGATCTACAAAGGCCACAGCCACGCCGTCACCGTGGTGACGATCCTGGGGAACGTCATGGTCACAGCTTGTCTGGATAAACTGGTGCGCGTCTATGAACTGCAG